One Kribbella sp. NBC_00662 genomic region harbors:
- a CDS encoding TatD family hydrolase — MSDGVEVDRPTRERAAIGEDGRSRDRTRPAVPDPLPMSVVDAHCHLDIADGEDGAWLSPAEAIKLASSVGVTRIVQVGCDLPGAVWAVEAAAQYPNLIAGVALHPNEAPKLKEAGELDSALAEIERLASSSDKVRVIGETGLDYFRTGEDGRTAQHESFAAHIELAKRLGKTLMIHDRDAHEDILRILDREGVPDRLVMHCFSGDTEFARECVNRGAYLSFAGVVTFKNAQSLRDALAVTPLDRILVETDAPYLTPSPYRGKPNASYLIPHTVRKMADVLNISVPELCTALNNNSNHAFGGPW; from the coding sequence ATGTCTGATGGTGTGGAGGTTGACCGCCCGACCCGGGAGCGGGCCGCAATCGGTGAGGACGGGCGGTCGCGGGACCGGACCCGGCCCGCGGTGCCTGATCCGTTGCCGATGAGCGTGGTCGACGCGCACTGTCATCTCGATATCGCCGACGGCGAGGACGGCGCGTGGTTGAGCCCGGCCGAGGCGATCAAGCTGGCGTCGTCGGTCGGCGTGACGCGGATCGTGCAGGTCGGGTGCGATCTCCCGGGCGCGGTGTGGGCGGTCGAAGCGGCCGCGCAGTACCCGAACCTGATCGCCGGCGTCGCGCTGCACCCGAACGAGGCCCCGAAGCTGAAGGAAGCCGGCGAGCTGGACAGTGCGCTCGCGGAGATCGAGCGGCTCGCGTCGAGCTCGGACAAGGTCCGGGTGATCGGTGAGACCGGGCTGGACTACTTCCGCACCGGCGAGGACGGCCGTACGGCGCAACACGAGTCGTTCGCCGCCCACATCGAACTCGCGAAGCGCCTCGGCAAGACGCTGATGATCCACGACCGCGACGCCCACGAGGACATCCTCCGCATCCTCGACCGCGAGGGCGTCCCCGACCGCCTGGTCATGCACTGCTTCTCCGGCGACACCGAGTTCGCCCGCGAGTGCGTGAACCGCGGCGCGTACCTCAGCTTCGCCGGCGTCGTCACCTTCAAGAACGCCCAGTCCCTCCGCGACGCCCTGGCCGTGACCCCCCTCGACCGCATCCTCGTCGAAACGGACGCGCCGTACCTGACCCCGTCCCCGTACCGCGGCAAGCCCAACGCGTCCTACCTCATCCCCCACACCGTCCGCAAAATGGCCGACGTCCTCAACATCTCGGTCCCCGAACTCTGCACAGCCCTCAACAACAACTCCAACCACGCCTTCGGCGGCCCGTGGTAA
- a CDS encoding SRPBCC domain-containing protein — translation MTGYVAVAEVDIDAPAERVWEVLTSPESLKELWFGAEVETDWQVGSPITWSGEWEGKPYQDKGEILAVEPGRLLTLTHWSPLTGQPDVPENYHTLTYELTGSTHLKLSQDNNASEDEAKHSQDMWEMLVAKVKEAAE, via the coding sequence ATGACTGGGTATGTGGCAGTGGCCGAGGTCGATATCGATGCGCCGGCCGAGCGGGTGTGGGAGGTATTAACCAGCCCGGAGTCGCTGAAGGAGCTGTGGTTCGGCGCCGAGGTCGAGACCGACTGGCAGGTCGGCAGTCCGATCACGTGGAGTGGCGAGTGGGAGGGGAAGCCCTATCAGGACAAGGGCGAGATCCTCGCCGTCGAGCCGGGACGCTTGCTGACGCTCACGCATTGGAGTCCGCTGACGGGGCAGCCCGACGTACCGGAGAACTACCACACGCTGACCTACGAGCTGACCGGCTCGACCCATCTGAAGCTCAGCCAGGACAACAACGCCAGCGAGGACGAGGCCAAGCACTCCCAGGACATGTGGGAGATGCTCGTCGCCAAGGTCAAAGAAGCTGCCGAGTAG
- a CDS encoding discoidin domain-containing protein, with protein MPRRLSAVLAVLGLAVGALHTETAPPIPVQIFSLTDLHGYLSETENLTIAGPSGTQQVGGAAYLKAHLDQLRKPNSFLIGSGDQFSGWPDYTQAFANEPTIEVLNAFGMDFDVAGNHEFDREFPFLRRMQTGACYGKPGFDSCFEDSTGRNFHGTDYAYHAANIVDPRTKRPVLPPYWIAKAGSQRIGFIGLGFPGTPTETLSIDGSGFEFQGVVDAANRAAAALKAQGVNAIVVSMHEGGQHGGLYDECKNPTGPIFDAARAMSPDIDVILGGHWHTAFNCMIPDPNGVPRPVLEASNHGRVLGEINLELDPATGDVIRSATTATNHAVTKDVTPDPKIQNIVKYWMDKWTARQAQPLTKLDRDLDFATTAESRTGNLVADLYKAEADGDFALVPADLGVDVIAAGLEAGTVTYGEAWPVAGISPITTLSMKGSTVEAVLEQQWIPPAYGCSRLSALATSANFRYTYDLGRPVGDRIDPAKVLINGKPLQLDKTYRVTTSAAMPLHGAQYGYPGFQQFTKLTRAPKMGQEVFLTYLRTHPLLRAPSLGRVTAIPGTPPPVDGPFGPLNLLPQSEMTATATSQGSPAYSAAAAIDGSCTTMWHSNWSPHAPLPQYITLDLKTPRAIEALVYTPRQDADVPNGRISSYDVQTSADGITFTSATTGTWDGSVDAKIARLPAGTTARYVRLVGLAGGADYAAATELNIALAPGS; from the coding sequence ATGCCCAGAAGGCTCAGCGCAGTCCTCGCCGTCCTAGGTCTCGCCGTGGGAGCGCTACACACGGAGACGGCCCCACCGATCCCGGTACAGATCTTCAGTCTGACCGACCTGCACGGATACCTCTCCGAGACCGAGAACCTGACCATCGCCGGCCCGTCCGGCACGCAGCAGGTCGGCGGTGCCGCCTATCTGAAGGCGCATCTGGACCAGCTGCGAAAACCGAACAGCTTCCTGATCGGATCAGGCGACCAGTTCAGCGGCTGGCCGGACTACACGCAGGCATTCGCGAACGAGCCGACCATCGAGGTGCTGAACGCGTTCGGGATGGACTTCGACGTCGCCGGCAACCACGAGTTCGACCGCGAGTTCCCGTTCCTGCGGCGGATGCAGACCGGCGCCTGCTACGGCAAGCCCGGCTTCGACAGCTGCTTCGAGGACTCCACCGGCCGCAACTTCCACGGCACCGATTACGCGTACCACGCCGCGAACATCGTCGACCCGCGGACCAAGCGGCCGGTGCTGCCGCCGTACTGGATCGCCAAGGCCGGATCGCAGCGGATCGGGTTCATCGGGCTCGGCTTCCCGGGTACGCCGACCGAGACGCTGTCGATCGACGGATCCGGGTTCGAGTTCCAGGGCGTGGTCGACGCGGCGAACCGGGCAGCGGCCGCGCTGAAGGCCCAAGGCGTCAACGCGATCGTCGTCAGCATGCACGAGGGCGGTCAGCACGGCGGGTTGTACGACGAGTGCAAGAACCCGACCGGTCCGATCTTCGACGCCGCCCGCGCGATGTCACCGGACATCGACGTGATCCTCGGCGGCCACTGGCACACCGCGTTCAACTGCATGATCCCGGACCCGAACGGCGTACCGCGTCCGGTGCTGGAGGCAAGCAACCACGGTCGGGTGCTCGGCGAGATCAACCTCGAGCTCGACCCCGCGACCGGTGACGTGATCCGCTCCGCGACGACCGCGACGAACCACGCGGTCACCAAGGACGTCACGCCGGACCCGAAGATCCAGAACATCGTGAAGTACTGGATGGACAAGTGGACCGCCCGCCAGGCGCAGCCGCTCACGAAGCTCGACCGCGACCTCGACTTCGCCACCACCGCGGAGAGCCGCACCGGCAACCTGGTCGCGGACCTCTACAAAGCCGAGGCGGACGGCGACTTCGCCCTGGTCCCGGCTGACCTCGGCGTCGACGTGATCGCCGCCGGGCTCGAAGCAGGCACGGTGACGTACGGCGAAGCGTGGCCCGTCGCCGGGATCTCCCCGATCACGACACTCTCGATGAAGGGTTCCACGGTCGAGGCCGTCCTCGAGCAGCAATGGATCCCACCCGCGTACGGCTGCAGCAGGCTGTCCGCGCTCGCGACCTCCGCGAACTTCCGCTACACCTACGACCTCGGCAGACCGGTCGGCGACCGGATCGATCCGGCGAAGGTCCTCATCAACGGCAAGCCGCTGCAGCTCGACAAGACGTACCGCGTGACGACGAGCGCGGCGATGCCGTTGCACGGGGCGCAGTACGGCTATCCCGGGTTCCAGCAGTTCACCAAACTGACCCGAGCACCGAAGATGGGCCAGGAGGTGTTCCTCACCTATCTGCGGACCCATCCGTTGCTCAGGGCACCGAGTCTCGGCCGGGTCACCGCGATCCCCGGTACGCCGCCGCCGGTCGACGGCCCGTTCGGTCCGCTGAACCTGCTACCGCAGAGCGAGATGACCGCGACGGCCACCAGCCAGGGCTCACCGGCGTACAGCGCGGCCGCGGCGATCGACGGCAGCTGTACGACGATGTGGCACTCGAACTGGAGTCCGCACGCACCGCTCCCGCAGTACATCACCCTCGATCTGAAGACGCCGCGCGCGATCGAAGCGCTCGTCTACACGCCACGCCAGGACGCCGATGTCCCGAACGGCCGGATCTCGTCGTACGACGTCCAGACCAGCGCCGACGGGATCACGTTCACATCAGCAACAACCGGCACGTGGGACGGCAGTGTCGACGCCAAGATCGCCAGGCTCCCGGCCGGTACGACGGCCCGCTACGTGAGGCTGGTCGGTCTGGCCGGCGGGGCGGACTACGCGGCGGCGACGGAGCTCAATATAGCTCTAGCTCCGGGTTCCTGA
- a CDS encoding helix-turn-helix domain-containing protein — MTEPADFEHDLATQVLIELYSEIPPPSKLVTGHFHSGGDYRVVRPDGVGSWYLLYTASGTGRYLIGENRLTLRHGDVVLVSPGTPHDYGTVGTYWESWWAHFQPRREWHTWLSLPQAMPGLSYVRLTRSSETDRVVSAFDRLHRDAQRAGLSPTGDTELHLLEKSVATELTMNGIEEVLLTAVASLRRETQHLDARVHLVLEAITADPARPHTLTSLAGLAQVSVSRLAHLFKEQVGDSIMNVVLALRLQRAAELLGATDMSVAQIAAAVGFDSPHYLSRQFGRRYGMSPTAHRAKVRNPELELY, encoded by the coding sequence ATGACGGAGCCTGCTGACTTCGAGCACGATCTTGCTACCCAGGTGCTGATCGAGCTGTACAGCGAGATCCCGCCGCCGAGCAAACTGGTGACCGGTCACTTCCACAGCGGCGGCGACTACCGCGTCGTACGGCCGGACGGCGTTGGCAGTTGGTACCTGCTGTACACGGCCTCCGGCACGGGCCGGTACCTGATCGGCGAGAACAGGCTGACGCTGCGCCACGGGGACGTCGTACTGGTCAGCCCGGGGACGCCGCACGACTACGGGACCGTCGGCACGTACTGGGAGTCGTGGTGGGCGCATTTCCAGCCGCGGCGGGAGTGGCACACGTGGTTGTCGTTGCCGCAGGCAATGCCGGGACTGTCGTACGTGCGGTTGACGAGGTCGTCGGAGACCGACCGCGTGGTGTCGGCGTTCGACCGGCTGCACCGGGATGCCCAGCGGGCCGGGCTGTCGCCGACCGGTGACACCGAGCTGCACCTGCTGGAGAAGAGCGTCGCGACCGAGCTGACCATGAACGGCATCGAGGAGGTGCTGCTGACCGCGGTCGCGAGCCTGCGCCGGGAGACGCAGCACCTGGACGCCCGCGTGCATCTGGTGCTCGAGGCAATCACCGCGGACCCGGCCCGGCCGCACACGCTGACCTCACTCGCCGGGCTCGCCCAGGTGTCCGTCTCCCGGCTCGCGCATCTGTTCAAGGAGCAGGTCGGCGACTCGATCATGAACGTCGTCCTGGCGCTGCGCCTGCAGCGTGCGGCCGAGCTTCTCGGCGCGACCGACATGTCCGTCGCGCAGATCGCCGCGGCGGTCGGCTTCGATTCACCGCACTACCTCAGCCGCCAGTTCGGCCGCCGTTACGGGATGTCGCCGACCGCCCATCGCGCCAAGGTCAGGAACCCGGAGCTAGAGCTATATTGA
- a CDS encoding glycoside hydrolase family 36 protein — protein sequence MPFAPVAELEYDASTLVFEHGWQSWSPSGWYRLDASPPRPTAPNHHVMAYRPGVDATGSGGGRFQGEGLLAIATAGEVTTFAALTPDAVPSIRAEIRGGKLVISADGEVQLTTGTHTNPNQALADWAESFGSPAVRVFGPSWCSWYAYWGKVTERDVMAEVRQFDQHDLSVDLVLLDEGYQAAIGDWLTPRDDFGSTVRLAADIRSSGRRAGIWVAPFLVGSGSETARNHPEWLVPGINAGTNWGQEQLVLDVTHPGAARHIQDVFTELCRQGYDHFKLDFVYAGAIDGPRHEPLDGIAAYRHGMRLLREAVGPNRILHGCGAPILPSLGLVDCMRISPDTDPLVDPPSGDISQPGQRGARSTSVAREFLHGRWWANDSDCLIVRPDVQEREIWAQHIAEGPGLRMSSDPIGELDRWGLDRTRELLVPSSPRPHPLKDPDA from the coding sequence GTGCCTTTCGCGCCCGTCGCCGAGCTCGAGTACGACGCCTCCACGCTGGTCTTCGAGCACGGCTGGCAGTCCTGGAGCCCGAGTGGCTGGTACCGCCTCGACGCCTCGCCGCCGCGGCCGACCGCCCCGAACCATCACGTGATGGCCTATCGTCCGGGCGTCGACGCGACCGGATCGGGCGGCGGCCGGTTCCAGGGCGAGGGCCTGCTCGCGATCGCGACGGCCGGCGAGGTGACGACCTTCGCCGCGCTCACCCCCGACGCGGTGCCGTCGATCCGCGCCGAGATCCGCGGCGGCAAGCTGGTGATCTCGGCCGACGGCGAGGTGCAACTCACAACAGGCACGCACACCAACCCCAACCAAGCGCTCGCCGACTGGGCCGAGTCCTTCGGGTCGCCGGCGGTCCGGGTCTTCGGTCCGTCCTGGTGCAGTTGGTACGCGTACTGGGGCAAGGTCACCGAGCGCGACGTGATGGCCGAGGTCCGCCAGTTCGACCAGCACGATCTCAGCGTCGACCTCGTCCTGCTCGACGAGGGATACCAGGCCGCGATCGGCGACTGGCTGACCCCGCGTGACGACTTCGGCTCGACGGTCCGGCTCGCCGCCGACATCCGGTCGAGCGGTCGCCGGGCAGGCATCTGGGTCGCGCCGTTCCTGGTCGGCAGCGGCAGCGAGACGGCGCGCAACCACCCCGAGTGGCTCGTCCCGGGGATCAACGCCGGCACCAACTGGGGCCAGGAGCAACTAGTCCTCGACGTCACCCACCCCGGCGCCGCACGGCACATCCAGGACGTCTTCACCGAGCTCTGCCGCCAGGGGTACGACCACTTCAAGCTCGACTTCGTGTACGCCGGTGCGATCGACGGACCGCGGCACGAGCCGCTCGACGGCATCGCGGCGTACCGGCACGGGATGCGGCTGCTGCGCGAGGCCGTCGGTCCGAACCGGATCCTGCACGGTTGCGGCGCACCGATCCTGCCGAGCCTCGGGCTGGTCGACTGCATGCGGATCTCGCCCGACACCGATCCGTTGGTCGACCCACCGTCCGGCGACATCAGTCAGCCGGGTCAGCGCGGCGCCCGGTCCACCTCGGTGGCGCGCGAGTTCCTGCACGGCCGGTGGTGGGCCAACGACTCCGACTGCCTGATCGTGCGGCCCGACGTCCAGGAGCGAGAGATCTGGGCACAGCACATCGCCGAGGGTCCGGGGCTGCGGATGTCGAGCGATCCCATCGGCGAGCTCGATCGCTGGGGGCTGGATCGCACCCGTGAGCTGCTCGTCCCGAGTTCGCCGCGTCCGCACCCGCTGAAGGATCCCGATGCTTAG
- a CDS encoding carbohydrate ABC transporter permease, with protein MLRPAPRRTRRIGRARQTAAAYALLAPSLVGVLGFLLAPVVIVLVLSLFDWKLLSTPEFIGLANYRKLFTDSDVWHSLLVTLYYVLICVPGTTILSLLLALLVDRKLRGMKYFRALLVIPWMATPVALGLVWSWIFDPGRGALNQFLGLFGVHGPAWLSSPVLAMPSVAAVHIWQFAGYNMLFFLAGLQNIPPSLREASSLDGASPVAHFFSITLPLLRPTMLFVLITNVIGSFQAFDTIFVMTEGGPGDSTEVTTYLIYDEAFKKFDFGYASTISVLLFAVVLIATISQFVYFERRTTYEVSG; from the coding sequence ATGCTTAGGCCGGCGCCACGGCGTACTCGCCGGATCGGACGGGCCCGGCAGACGGCCGCGGCGTACGCGCTGCTCGCGCCGAGCCTGGTCGGCGTCCTCGGCTTCCTGCTCGCGCCGGTGGTGATCGTCCTCGTCCTCAGCCTGTTCGACTGGAAGTTGCTGTCGACCCCGGAATTCATTGGACTAGCCAACTACCGCAAGCTGTTCACCGACTCCGACGTCTGGCACTCACTCCTGGTCACGCTGTACTACGTCCTCATCTGCGTGCCCGGTACGACGATCCTCTCGCTGCTCCTCGCTCTCCTGGTCGACCGCAAGCTGCGCGGGATGAAGTACTTCCGCGCGCTGCTGGTGATCCCGTGGATGGCGACACCCGTCGCCCTCGGCCTCGTCTGGAGCTGGATCTTCGACCCCGGCCGCGGCGCACTGAACCAGTTCCTGGGCCTGTTCGGCGTCCACGGTCCCGCCTGGCTGTCGTCGCCGGTCCTCGCGATGCCGAGCGTCGCCGCGGTGCACATCTGGCAGTTCGCCGGGTACAACATGCTGTTCTTCCTGGCCGGCCTGCAGAACATCCCGCCGTCGTTGCGCGAGGCGTCGTCGCTGGACGGGGCGTCGCCGGTCGCGCACTTCTTCTCGATCACGCTTCCGCTGCTGCGGCCGACGATGCTGTTCGTGCTGATCACCAACGTGATCGGCTCGTTCCAGGCCTTCGACACGATCTTCGTGATGACCGAGGGCGGACCCGGTGACAGCACCGAGGTGACGACGTACCTGATCTACGACGAGGCGTTCAAGAAGTTCGACTTCGGCTACGCCTCGACGATCTCGGTGCTGCTGTTCGCGGTGGTGCTGATCGCGACGATCTCCCAGTTCGTGTACTTCGAACGCCGTACGACCTACGAGGTGTCCGGATGA